From one Gracilibacillus salinarum genomic stretch:
- a CDS encoding carbohydrate ABC transporter permease, with protein MLATNQTAETASANKRSNPLLNFLNSKKVVPYIFVSPFIISFIVLTLYPAIRGIMMSFQSVLPGQVEFIGLANYERVFNPTFYKALMNTSIYVVLTVVILTILPIIFAVILDSKLVKLKTLFRASLFMPTLASTIVAGMIFRLMFGETDSGAANQIISLFGLDPVNWRYHAWSGMFLMVLLCVWRWLGVNILYFLAALQNVPNELYEAADIDGASIFQKFRFVTLPFLKPVTIFVVTISIINGFRMFEESFVFWEAGSPNNIGLTVVGYIYQQGIQQNDMGFGAAIGVILMIIIFIISFIQLILTGAFKRGDQ; from the coding sequence ATGTTGGCAACAAATCAAACAGCTGAAACAGCAAGCGCAAATAAAAGGTCAAACCCATTATTGAATTTTTTAAATTCCAAAAAAGTTGTACCTTACATTTTCGTATCACCATTTATCATTTCATTTATCGTTCTAACTTTATATCCAGCCATACGCGGTATTATGATGAGTTTTCAAAGTGTTTTACCGGGACAGGTAGAGTTTATTGGATTAGCTAATTATGAAAGGGTTTTTAATCCAACTTTTTACAAAGCTTTAATGAACACTTCGATTTATGTTGTGCTAACCGTTGTGATTCTGACTATCTTACCAATTATTTTTGCCGTTATATTAGATTCTAAGTTAGTAAAATTGAAAACGCTATTTCGAGCATCATTATTTATGCCGACTTTAGCATCTACCATCGTAGCCGGTATGATTTTCAGATTAATGTTTGGAGAGACAGATAGCGGGGCAGCAAACCAAATCATTAGCTTATTTGGACTTGATCCAGTTAATTGGCGCTACCATGCGTGGTCAGGTATGTTTTTGATGGTATTGCTTTGTGTATGGCGCTGGCTAGGTGTCAATATCTTATATTTCTTAGCAGCATTACAAAATGTGCCTAATGAACTTTATGAAGCAGCAGATATTGATGGCGCAAGTATTTTTCAGAAATTCCGATTTGTTACTTTACCATTTTTGAAACCGGTAACGATCTTTGTGGTAACAATATCAATTATTAATGGATTTAGAATGTTTGAAGAAAGTTTCGTTTTCTGGGAAGCTGGTTCACCAAACAATATTGGTTTAACCGTTGTGGGTTATATTTATCAGCAGGGTATACAGCAAAATGACATGGGCTTCGGCGCTGCGATTGGTGTTATCCTAATGATTATTATTTTTATCATCAGCTTCATTCAATTAATCCTAACAGGTGCGTTTAAACGAGGTGATCAATAA
- a CDS encoding transposase: MIQKLMSLRGVALITATSLVAEVGSFERFQKASQFMAYTGLVPMESSSGYIRKQGNITRTGNRHVRRLLIEAAWSYRYSPAVKGELAKRQKGQPANVTTISWNAQQRLHKKYFRLMQRGKESGKVITAIGRELAGFIWAIANEPTNEFT, encoded by the coding sequence ATGATTCAAAAACTTATGTCACTTCGAGGTGTAGCCTTAATCACCGCAACTAGTTTAGTGGCAGAAGTCGGTTCATTTGAACGCTTTCAAAAAGCCAGCCAATTTATGGCCTACACAGGTTTGGTGCCGATGGAAAGTTCCAGCGGGTATATACGGAAGCAAGGTAATATAACGAGAACAGGAAATAGACATGTTCGAAGGCTTTTGATTGAGGCTGCATGGAGTTATCGTTATTCACCTGCCGTGAAAGGAGAGTTGGCAAAGAGACAAAAAGGACAACCAGCTAATGTTACAACTATTTCGTGGAATGCCCAACAACGCTTGCATAAGAAGTATTTCCGACTAATGCAACGAGGAAAAGAAAGTGGTAAAGTTATCACAGCTATTGGGAGAGAGTTGGCAGGTTTCATATGGGCAATTGCCAACGAACCAACTAATGAATTTACGTAA